In the genome of Amia ocellicauda isolate fAmiCal2 chromosome 3, fAmiCal2.hap1, whole genome shotgun sequence, one region contains:
- the LOC136747040 gene encoding olfactory receptor 6K3-like, translating into MENSTWVTMFTLSGLNESRTSKNIYFALTLLLYLFMLIVNLTLIATIIIEKTLHEPMYILLCNLCVNGLYGTAGFYPKLLADFLSDSNVISYAGCQTQAYVIYTSVMCEITMLTVMAYDRYVAICRPLQYHSVMTPPTVGKLLLFVWVYPFCSILITIYLTSTLPLCGSHIDKLYCDNVSVVKLSCTATTLSNAYGVILIIAQLVQVLFILYTYIRIIRACLKSIEQRTKFMQTCLPHLMALINFAIAAFLDSMYSRYGSETLSPSLRNIMAIEYLVIPPLFNPLVYGLKLHQIRRRVFRACARHKVTQI; encoded by the coding sequence ATGGAGAACTCTACATGGGTTACAATGTTTACTCTTTCTGGACTGAACGAATCAAGGACAAGTAAGAATATCTACTTTGCTCTTACTTTGCTTCTTTACCTATTCATGCTTATTGTTAATTTGACACTGATCGCTACAATCATCATCGAGAAAACCCTCCATGAGCCCATGTACATCCTCCTCTGTAACCTGTGTGTAAATGGACTGTATGGAACTGCTGGGTTCTATCCCAAACTGCTGGCCGACTTCCTCTCAGACTCCAATGTGATCTCATATGCAGGATGTCAGACTCAAGCATATGTGATCTACACTTCTGTTATGTGTGAAATAACAATGTTGACAGTGATGGCTTATGACAGGTATGTGGCAATATGCAGACCCTTACAATACCACAGTGTCATGACTCCTCCAACTGTAGGGAAATTGCTACTATTCGTCTGGGTCTATCCTTTCTGTTCCATACTGATTACAATCTATTTAACCTCCACACTACCTCTATGTGGTTCTCACATAGACAAACTTTACTGTGACAATGTGTCAGTTGTGAAGCTTTCATGTACAGCCACCACACTAAGCAATGCCTATGGAGTTATTCTTATAATTGCACAGCTTGTACAAGTCTTATTCATTCTATACACTTACATTCGGATCATTAGAGCATGTTTAAAGTCTATCGAACAGAGGACTAAATTCATGCAGACCTGCCTGCCCCATCTGATGGCTCTGATCAATTTCGCCATTGCCGCATTCCTTGACTCGATGTATAGCAGGTATGGCTCAGAGACTCTTTCTCCGAGCCTGCGAAACATCATGGCCATAGAATACCTGGTCATCCCCCCCCTCTTCAACCCCCTCGTATACGGACTGAAACTGCATCAGATTCGAAGGAGAGTCTTCAGAGCGTGTGCCAGACACAAGGTCACTCAGATATGA